In Nitrospira sp., one genomic interval encodes:
- a CDS encoding response regulator transcription factor, with protein sequence MAKARLVLADDHSIVLEAYKQLLEPEYDVVGTASNGQELLEIAPALSPDVILLDISMPTMNGLDVTRQLRTAVPHAKLIFVTMMSEPFYISQAFDMGASGYVLKQSASTELLSALAAALKNQRYISPQLSLEVQDAIETPWVKPEGFSSKLTPRQQEVLQLLTKGCSTKEIASTLNVSTKAVEFHKGNITRRLGIRTTAELTRFALSQGLTTLDEQHP encoded by the coding sequence GTGGCTAAGGCGCGCCTGGTCCTTGCCGACGATCACAGTATCGTCCTGGAAGCCTATAAACAGTTGTTGGAACCGGAATATGACGTGGTGGGCACAGCCTCCAACGGCCAAGAATTGTTGGAGATCGCGCCGGCCCTGTCGCCTGACGTGATCCTGCTCGACATTTCCATGCCGACCATGAACGGATTGGACGTGACGCGGCAACTCCGAACCGCGGTCCCCCATGCCAAGCTCATCTTCGTCACGATGATGAGCGAGCCGTTCTACATCTCCCAGGCGTTCGACATGGGGGCGTCGGGGTATGTGCTCAAGCAGTCCGCCTCGACCGAGCTGCTGTCGGCGCTCGCCGCTGCCTTGAAGAATCAACGCTACATCTCGCCGCAGCTGTCGTTGGAAGTGCAGGATGCGATTGAGACACCGTGGGTAAAACCGGAAGGATTCTCCTCTAAGCTCACGCCGCGCCAGCAGGAGGTGTTACAGCTCCTGACGAAGGGGTGCTCGACGAAGGAGATCGCCTCGACGCTCAACGTCTCGACGAAGGCCGTGGAATTTCACAAGGGCAACATCACCCGCCGCTTAGGCATTCGCACGACGGCCGAACTGACCCGGTTCGCCCTCTCCCAAGGCCTCACGACTCTCGACGAACAACACCCGTGA
- a CDS encoding response regulator transcription factor: MKPRVLIADDHTLVAEGVQKLLEPEFQLCGRVADGRALVRAVEKEQPDIALVDIALPLLNGLDACRQIKKSMPQVKLLILTMHGEQHFVTEAFRAGVSGYILKQSVAEELVFAIKEVLKGRLYVSPSVAENLVEQALNPSEAGASRSMRGDDRLSARQREVLQLIAEGQSTKEIASTLNVSIKTVEFHKTRIMKQLGVHSTAELTKHAIALGLIAMPQQPTVPGPQV; encoded by the coding sequence ATGAAACCACGAGTTCTCATCGCCGATGACCATACGCTTGTCGCCGAGGGTGTCCAAAAGCTGCTCGAGCCGGAGTTTCAGCTGTGCGGTCGGGTGGCGGACGGGCGCGCCCTCGTTCGAGCTGTCGAAAAGGAACAACCCGATATCGCGTTGGTGGATATCGCGCTGCCGCTGCTCAACGGTCTCGACGCCTGCCGTCAGATCAAGAAATCCATGCCGCAGGTCAAACTGCTCATCCTGACCATGCACGGCGAACAGCATTTCGTCACGGAGGCGTTCCGGGCGGGAGTCTCCGGGTACATTCTGAAGCAATCGGTGGCGGAAGAGCTGGTCTTCGCCATCAAAGAAGTGTTGAAGGGGCGGTTGTACGTCTCTCCCAGCGTGGCGGAAAATCTGGTCGAGCAGGCGCTCAATCCGTCCGAGGCGGGAGCGTCTCGATCCATGAGAGGAGACGATCGTTTGAGCGCGCGCCAGCGGGAAGTGCTGCAGCTGATCGCCGAAGGCCAGTCGACTAAGGAGATTGCGTCGACCCTGAACGTGTCGATCAAAACGGTCGAATTTCACAAAACCCGCATCATGAAACAACTGGGCGTGCACAGCACCGCTGAACTCACCAAACACGCCATCGCGCTCGGCCTGATTGCCATGCCGCAGCAACCGACCGTGCCGGGGCCGCAGGTGTGA
- a CDS encoding methyltransferase domain-containing protein: MSVRSRLISGLARPFKFTARKVLGDTLYQQVRVSLLGELNGLGLDWRWGHSLRRVHPVRRDFGWQAGQPIDRYYTEEHFFPAHRADIRGSVLEIGDNRYTMQFGDDRVTRSEVLHLHAGSPGSTIHGDLTQAPHIPSDSFDCLILTFTLQFIYDVRAALRTVARILKPDGVALVVVPGISQIARYDMDTWGEYWRFTSLSARLLFEEVFRPEDVTVSTYGNVLSATASLQGLISTELRREELDSYDRDYQVLIGIRAVKR, from the coding sequence ATGAGCGTTCGTAGCCGACTCATTTCCGGGCTCGCCCGGCCCTTCAAGTTCACCGCGCGCAAAGTCCTGGGCGACACCCTTTACCAGCAAGTCCGAGTGTCACTCCTCGGAGAACTCAACGGCCTGGGGTTGGATTGGCGCTGGGGTCATTCGTTACGGCGCGTCCACCCCGTTCGACGTGACTTCGGTTGGCAAGCCGGCCAACCGATCGACCGATACTATACGGAAGAACACTTCTTCCCCGCCCACCGCGCCGACATCCGCGGGAGCGTGTTAGAGATCGGCGACAATCGCTACACGATGCAATTCGGCGACGACCGCGTCACCCGCTCCGAAGTCCTCCATCTCCACGCCGGCTCGCCCGGCTCGACGATCCACGGCGACCTGACGCAGGCGCCGCACATTCCATCCGATAGCTTCGACTGCCTCATTCTCACCTTCACGCTGCAGTTCATTTACGACGTGCGGGCGGCGCTCCGCACGGTGGCGCGTATCCTGAAACCCGACGGAGTGGCGCTGGTAGTGGTCCCGGGCATCAGCCAAATTGCACGTTATGACATGGACACCTGGGGCGAGTATTGGCGCTTCACGTCGCTGTCCGCCCGCCTCCTGTTCGAAGAAGTGTTTCGCCCTGAAGACGTCACCGTGTCCACATATGGCAATGTGTTATCCGCCACCGCGAGTCTGCAAGGGTTGATCAGCACGGAACTCCGCCGCGAAGAACTCGACTCTTACGATCGAGACTATCAGGTCCTGATCGGTATCCGAGCCGTCAAGCGATAG
- a CDS encoding glycosyltransferase family 4 protein — protein MRIAQIAPLWEAVPPTLYGGTERVVSFITEELVRQGHDVTLFASGDSATSARLISTCPEALRLTRGIANYDAPLVTMLERAFAATEEFDLIHSHLEFLPFPLARRCRLPVLTTLHARLDQPELLPVFRKFADLPLVSVSDAQREPMLWANWHKTIHPGLPATLYRPHFEPGKYLVFLGRIAPEKGLEQAIAVAQRVGMPLRIGARIDPAPMDYYRAVIEPLLDNPLIEFVGEVTDAEKDDFLGDAYALIAPYERPEPFGLVFIESLACGTPIIAYRRGSVPEVVEQGTTGFLCHSLDQMAQAIDLIPLLDRTDCRRSFERRFTVERMVQEYVGP, from the coding sequence ATGAGGATTGCGCAAATCGCACCACTCTGGGAGGCGGTTCCTCCGACCCTCTATGGGGGAACCGAGCGGGTCGTTTCGTTCATCACCGAAGAACTCGTTCGGCAGGGTCATGACGTCACGCTGTTCGCGAGCGGCGATTCGGCCACCTCCGCCCGCTTGATCTCGACCTGTCCCGAAGCCCTGCGGCTCACTCGCGGTATTGCCAACTACGACGCGCCGCTGGTCACGATGCTGGAACGAGCATTCGCTGCGACGGAGGAATTCGATCTCATCCATTCCCATCTGGAATTCCTGCCCTTCCCGCTCGCGCGCCGCTGTCGTCTGCCCGTGCTCACCACCCTCCATGCGAGGCTGGATCAGCCGGAATTGCTGCCCGTGTTCCGCAAATTCGCGGACCTGCCGTTGGTCTCCGTTTCCGACGCCCAGCGAGAACCGATGCTCTGGGCCAATTGGCACAAGACCATTCACCCCGGATTGCCAGCCACGCTGTATCGGCCCCACTTCGAACCCGGAAAGTACTTGGTCTTTCTCGGTCGTATTGCCCCTGAAAAGGGGTTGGAGCAGGCCATTGCCGTCGCGCAACGAGTGGGCATGCCGCTCCGAATCGGCGCCCGTATCGATCCGGCCCCTATGGACTATTATCGAGCGGTGATCGAACCGCTGCTCGATAACCCCTTGATCGAATTCGTGGGCGAAGTGACGGATGCGGAAAAAGACGACTTTCTCGGCGACGCCTATGCACTCATCGCGCCGTATGAACGGCCTGAGCCGTTCGGGCTGGTGTTCATCGAATCGCTTGCTTGCGGCACGCCGATTATCGCCTATCGACGCGGATCAGTACCGGAGGTGGTCGAACAGGGAACAACCGGGTTCTTGTGCCACAGTCTGGACCAGATGGCCCAAGCGATCGATTTGATTCCGCTGCTTGATCGCACGGATTGCCGCCGATCCTTTGAGCGGCGCTTCACGGTCGAACGGATGGTGCAAGAATATGTAGGACCTTGA
- a CDS encoding IS30 family transposase, with amino-acid sequence MHTRAYTHLSAEERETLSLGLTHGHSLRTMARILGRAPSTVSREVARNTTRGCPYRACTAQRHAGIRAHHPRRLRKLLDPWLWQYVQRHLAAGCSPEQIAGRLRRMYPDDMRKRLSAETIYAGLYVLPRGALRTELLAALRQARKTRRPRARGADRRGQIPNMTPIAARPAEVATRTVPGHWEGDLLKGARNRSAVGTLVERTTRLVLLAKMEGTDAERAYRGFSKKLRHVPAALRSTLTYDRGKEMAAHERLAKRLTIRIFFADPHCPWQRGTNENTNGLLRQYLPKGTDLSRYTQRELNAIAYRLNTRPRKCLHFATPLEVYAQLRHHSPVALGT; translated from the coding sequence ATGCACACGAGAGCGTACACACACCTGAGTGCTGAAGAGCGTGAGACGTTGAGTCTGGGGCTGACCCATGGCCATTCGCTCCGAACAATGGCGCGGATCTTGGGACGAGCCCCGAGCACCGTGAGCCGCGAGGTAGCCCGGAACACCACACGCGGCTGTCCCTATCGGGCCTGTACAGCGCAGCGCCACGCAGGCATCCGAGCGCATCACCCACGGCGGCTTCGAAAACTCCTCGACCCGTGGTTGTGGCAGTACGTCCAGCGGCATCTGGCGGCAGGGTGCTCGCCCGAGCAGATTGCTGGACGCCTCCGCCGCATGTATCCTGACGACATGAGGAAGCGGCTGTCTGCCGAAACCATCTATGCGGGCCTGTACGTGCTGCCACGTGGCGCCTTGCGGACCGAATTGTTGGCGGCCCTGCGTCAGGCACGCAAGACGCGTCGGCCGCGCGCACGGGGGGCCGACCGCCGCGGCCAGATTCCCAACATGACCCCGATTGCCGCACGCCCTGCTGAAGTGGCGACCCGGACGGTGCCCGGACACTGGGAAGGCGACTTGCTCAAAGGTGCTCGCAATAGATCGGCCGTTGGCACCCTGGTTGAGCGGACTACTCGCCTGGTCTTGTTGGCGAAAATGGAGGGCACCGATGCCGAGAGGGCCTATCGCGGGTTCTCCAAGAAGCTTCGGCACGTGCCAGCCGCGCTGCGCTCCACCCTGACCTATGATCGGGGCAAAGAGATGGCCGCTCACGAACGGTTGGCGAAGCGTCTGACGATCCGTATCTTTTTTGCCGATCCCCATTGCCCCTGGCAACGGGGAACCAACGAGAATACGAACGGACTCCTGCGTCAGTATTTGCCGAAGGGCACCGATCTGTCGCGCTATACCCAACGGGAATTGAACGCCATCGCCTATCGGCTGAACACCCGCCCACGGAAATGTCTCCACTTTGCCACGCCCCTGGAGGTCTATGCGCAGCTGCGCCATCATTCACCCGTTGCACTTGGAACTTGA
- a CDS encoding PRC-barrel domain-containing protein has translation MKRNIAIYAGTIAFLLAAGSPAFSQGSMEGGTPDSTMGKGAGTSTPKESTKADNRTDLTGGQEGVPENYADTPVRQGKLVEARDHKYKNATVHSSQGEAIGKIKELLKDTKTGEIEYAVFVPDESKRPIPLRWSQFQTKNDKLQLTLKKEEYQNAVRMNSSKDQSPDLQEYMDRINQVRSAPTAPGNPGVPGQHSGGATGSMGEESVGGGGPSGTSGLPSGQAPGFEGGQPSSKR, from the coding sequence ATGAAACGGAATATCGCCATCTACGCAGGAACCATCGCTTTCTTGCTCGCGGCCGGCTCTCCGGCCTTCAGCCAGGGATCCATGGAAGGAGGTACGCCGGATTCGACGATGGGTAAGGGGGCCGGCACCAGCACTCCGAAAGAGAGCACCAAGGCCGATAACCGGACAGACCTGACCGGCGGCCAGGAAGGGGTGCCTGAGAATTATGCCGACACCCCAGTTCGACAGGGAAAGTTGGTAGAGGCCAGAGACCATAAGTATAAAAATGCCACGGTGCACAGCAGTCAAGGTGAAGCGATCGGCAAGATCAAGGAACTGCTGAAGGATACGAAGACCGGTGAGATCGAATATGCCGTCTTCGTGCCGGATGAATCTAAACGGCCGATTCCGCTTCGCTGGAGCCAATTCCAGACCAAGAACGACAAGCTGCAGCTAACTTTGAAGAAGGAGGAGTATCAAAACGCAGTGCGCATGAATAGCAGCAAGGATCAATCACCTGATCTGCAGGAGTATATGGACCGGATCAACCAGGTGCGTTCCGCCCCCACGGCTCCCGGTAACCCTGGCGTGCCGGGACAGCACAGCGGAGGAGCGACCGGCTCGATGGGTGAGGAGAGTGTCGGAGGGGGAGGCCCTAGTGGCACGAGCGGTCTGCCGTCCGGACAAGCGCCTGGCTTCGAAGGGGGACAGCCAAGCAGTAAGCGCTAA
- a CDS encoding PRC-barrel domain-containing protein has product MALHTGRRLLSASTIEGTPVQNQAGEDLGEIHSLMIDLERGRIAYAVLSFGGFLGLGDKLFALPWEALTISAGGDFFILNVPRERLEQAEGFDKDHWPDMADTSWGERLHTYYGYKPYW; this is encoded by the coding sequence ATGGCGCTGCATACAGGTCGACGACTACTCTCCGCTTCCACCATCGAAGGGACACCGGTACAGAATCAGGCCGGTGAGGATCTCGGAGAAATCCATTCTCTCATGATCGATCTTGAGCGGGGACGGATTGCTTATGCGGTCTTGTCTTTCGGGGGATTTCTTGGGTTGGGCGACAAGTTGTTTGCCTTGCCCTGGGAAGCCCTTACGATTTCGGCCGGCGGAGATTTTTTCATTCTCAATGTGCCTCGCGAGCGTCTCGAACAGGCCGAAGGGTTCGACAAGGACCATTGGCCGGACATGGCCGACACGTCCTGGGGAGAACGGCTGCATACCTATTACGGCTACAAACCCTATTGGTGA
- the treY gene encoding malto-oligosyltrehalose synthase has protein sequence MTMPRIPLSTYRLQFNHVFTFRDAARIVPYLHGVGITDCYASSFLKAVPGSLHGYDVIDPTVLNPELGSEEDFEAFTAALREHGMGLVLDVVPNHMGIAAADNRWWWDVLEQGPGARYAPFFDIDWHPLKRELEDKVLLPILGEQYGTVLENQDIRLVYENQGFVLTYYHHRLPVAATSWVGILSLGLSELAARLGEEHGAIQELRSILTALRNVPPRHERVPEVVAERYREQAIIRRRLASLMKDSSDVREQVMANVEAYNGMKGESASFDRLDGLLNQQSYRLASWRVASEEINYRRFFDVNELAAIRTELPAVFDESHRLVFRLLKAGVVTGLRIDHVDGLYDPEHYLRQLQVWAARNLSRDGQDAASLFIVVEKILGKGEQLPHTWSVAGTTGYDFLNMVNGLFVRSDQERAMEALYTRFAGPHLPFEELVYQCKKLIMRVSMSSELNVLGHQLNGLSERDRHYRDFTLNSLTHAIREIIACFPVYRTYVTADRDTLSDRDHAYIGMAVARAKRRNPALSSHVFDFVRDLLWGTLDHSAGMAREEQIRFVTKFQQTTGPVMAKGMEDTACYLYNRLVSLNEVGGESTRFGTSVEGFHKTVRERQAGWPHSMLTTSTHDTKRGEDVRARINVLSELPDRWRSATLRWAKLNKRHRTAIEGVPAPDRNDEYLLYQTLVGAWPLGPMEEAQHRSFQERIEAYMVKAVREAKVHSSWINPQEGYEQALRGFIRGILARKGPNQFLDDFLPLQAVVARYGMVNGLAQVLLRVAAPGVADCYQGTELWDLNLVDPDNRRPVDYDLRSRLAADLDREVRRADGGRLDLVHRLMAAWPDGRIKFYVLQEALRHRRAHAALYLDGDYVPLTGEGRAHAHLCAFARLHHDEAVVAIVPRLMATLTAEREQELADRHLWTDTWVTVPSWRERSRYRHLFTGEQFETVTQGERQALPVGPLLSPCPAALLMRES, from the coding sequence ATGACCATGCCGCGGATTCCGCTCTCCACCTATCGACTCCAGTTCAATCATGTGTTCACCTTTCGGGATGCGGCGCGCATCGTGCCGTATCTGCATGGGGTGGGGATCACGGACTGTTATGCTTCCTCGTTCCTCAAGGCGGTCCCCGGGAGCCTGCACGGGTACGACGTGATCGATCCGACGGTCCTCAATCCGGAACTCGGGTCCGAAGAGGATTTCGAAGCCTTCACGGCGGCTCTGCGGGAACATGGGATGGGACTCGTGCTCGACGTGGTTCCCAACCATATGGGCATCGCCGCCGCCGACAATCGCTGGTGGTGGGATGTCTTGGAACAGGGTCCTGGCGCGCGATACGCCCCGTTCTTCGACATCGATTGGCATCCGCTGAAGCGGGAGCTGGAAGATAAGGTGCTGCTCCCGATCCTCGGCGAGCAATATGGGACGGTGTTGGAGAATCAGGACATCCGCCTGGTCTATGAGAACCAGGGGTTCGTGCTGACCTACTATCACCACCGCCTGCCGGTGGCGGCCACGTCGTGGGTCGGTATTCTGTCCCTTGGACTTTCGGAACTGGCAGCGCGCTTGGGCGAAGAGCATGGCGCCATACAGGAACTCCGGAGCATCCTCACCGCATTGCGCAATGTGCCTCCTCGCCATGAACGTGTACCGGAAGTGGTCGCTGAACGGTACCGTGAACAAGCCATCATTCGGCGGCGCTTGGCGTCGTTGATGAAAGACAGCAGCGATGTGCGCGAGCAGGTCATGGCCAATGTGGAAGCCTACAACGGCATGAAGGGCGAGTCGGCGAGTTTCGATCGCCTCGACGGGCTGTTGAACCAGCAGAGCTATCGCCTGGCCTCGTGGCGCGTGGCATCCGAAGAGATCAATTACCGGCGCTTCTTCGATGTCAACGAGCTGGCTGCGATACGGACGGAGCTACCAGCCGTCTTCGACGAATCCCATCGACTCGTGTTTCGGTTGCTCAAGGCAGGGGTGGTAACAGGCCTGCGGATCGACCATGTGGACGGGCTCTACGATCCCGAACATTACCTGCGCCAATTACAGGTGTGGGCGGCTCGGAATCTATCGCGCGACGGCCAGGATGCGGCGTCCTTGTTCATCGTCGTGGAGAAGATTCTCGGCAAGGGCGAGCAGTTACCCCACACCTGGTCGGTGGCAGGAACGACCGGGTATGACTTCTTGAACATGGTCAACGGGCTCTTTGTGCGCAGCGACCAGGAGCGGGCGATGGAGGCGCTCTACACCAGGTTTGCGGGGCCGCATCTGCCCTTCGAGGAGCTGGTATATCAATGCAAGAAGCTCATTATGCGAGTGTCGATGTCGAGCGAACTCAATGTGCTCGGCCATCAACTGAACGGGCTCTCCGAGCGCGATCGGCACTACCGGGACTTCACGCTCAATAGTTTGACCCACGCCATCCGGGAAATCATCGCCTGTTTCCCGGTGTATCGGACCTATGTGACGGCGGACCGAGACACGCTGTCGGATCGTGATCATGCGTACATCGGAATGGCGGTGGCGCGCGCGAAACGGCGCAACCCGGCGTTGAGCAGTCATGTGTTTGATTTCGTCCGCGATCTCTTATGGGGAACGCTGGACCATTCGGCCGGCATGGCGAGGGAGGAGCAAATCCGGTTTGTCACAAAATTTCAACAGACCACCGGCCCGGTCATGGCGAAGGGGATGGAAGACACCGCGTGCTACCTCTATAACCGGCTGGTCTCCTTAAACGAGGTGGGAGGGGAATCGACCCGGTTCGGCACCTCGGTGGAGGGGTTTCACAAAACGGTGCGGGAACGGCAAGCGGGCTGGCCCCATTCCATGCTGACCACCTCTACCCACGATACGAAGCGCGGGGAGGATGTGCGGGCCAGAATCAACGTGCTCTCGGAGCTGCCGGACCGTTGGCGATCGGCGACGCTACGCTGGGCCAAATTGAATAAACGGCATCGCACCGCCATCGAGGGAGTACCAGCGCCGGATCGCAACGATGAGTATCTCCTCTATCAGACGCTGGTGGGGGCGTGGCCGCTCGGTCCGATGGAGGAGGCGCAGCACCGGTCCTTTCAAGAGCGAATCGAAGCGTACATGGTCAAGGCCGTTCGGGAAGCCAAGGTCCACAGCAGTTGGATCAATCCCCAGGAAGGTTACGAACAGGCCCTGCGTGGCTTTATCCGAGGCATCTTGGCACGCAAGGGGCCCAACCAGTTTCTCGATGACTTCCTTCCTCTGCAGGCCGTCGTCGCGCGGTATGGCATGGTGAACGGGTTGGCCCAGGTGTTGTTGCGGGTTGCGGCTCCCGGCGTGGCAGACTGTTACCAGGGCACCGAGTTATGGGATCTCAATCTGGTGGATCCCGATAATCGGCGACCGGTGGACTATGATCTCAGGAGCCGACTCGCTGCAGACCTCGATCGGGAGGTCCGTCGGGCCGATGGAGGCCGCCTCGACCTGGTGCATCGACTCATGGCCGCCTGGCCGGATGGCCGGATCAAGTTTTATGTGCTGCAGGAGGCCTTGCGCCACCGCCGCGCCCATGCCGCCCTCTACTTGGATGGAGACTATGTGCCGCTGACCGGGGAAGGGCGAGCCCACGCGCATCTCTGTGCCTTCGCCCGACTGCACCACGATGAGGCCGTGGTGGCGATCGTTCCGCGGCTCATGGCCACGCTCACTGCGGAGCGCGAGCAGGAATTGGCCGACCGACACCTCTGGACCGACACCTGGGTCACCGTGCCCTCCTGGCGCGAGCGGTCACGTTATCGCCATCTCTTTACCGGCGAACAATTTGAAACGGTGACGCAGGGTGAGCGACAGGCCTTGCCTGTCGGGCCGTTGCTGAGCCCTTGTCCGGCAGCTCTGCTGATGCGCGAATCGTGA
- the glgC gene encoding glucose-1-phosphate adenylyltransferase, producing the protein MSREGRASEPKVLALILAGGKGERLMPLTEVRSKPAVPFGGTYRIVDFVLSNFYNSGITAMHVMVQYRSQSLIEHLRRAWRIGDGDRQFVTVVPPQMNLRDGWYQGTADAVYQNMNLIRDFAPDLVAVFGADHIYRMDIRQMIRFHLEREADLSVATLPVPLPEARGFGIVDVDRNSRIVGFDEKPAFPKPMPGRPDRALSSMGNYLFNTDVLLRALEENASEERAHDFGKDILPRLLHRERVMAYNFQDNEIPGLAYYEEPGYWRDVGTIPAYWQANMDLLGDMPVNDLRNPHWPIRTAHSSGPPAGVVNSYLDHAVIGEGSRIIEADVRRSIIGRHVRIDAGAQIEDSVIFDHAYIGAKTRLRRVIIDRENEIPAGADWGHQDSGMDSTVPWTASGITVFPKRSSRNEPSAPRISH; encoded by the coding sequence ATGAGTCGAGAGGGGCGAGCCAGCGAGCCGAAGGTGTTGGCGTTGATTCTGGCGGGAGGAAAGGGGGAACGATTGATGCCCTTGACCGAGGTCCGCAGTAAACCGGCGGTCCCGTTCGGAGGGACCTATCGAATCGTCGACTTCGTGCTCAGCAATTTCTACAACTCGGGCATTACCGCCATGCATGTGATGGTGCAATACCGCTCGCAGTCGTTGATCGAGCACCTGCGCCGAGCCTGGCGGATCGGCGACGGCGACCGACAGTTCGTCACCGTGGTTCCGCCCCAGATGAACCTGCGCGACGGCTGGTACCAGGGCACGGCCGATGCGGTGTATCAGAACATGAATTTGATCCGGGATTTCGCGCCGGACCTCGTGGCGGTGTTCGGCGCGGACCACATTTATCGCATGGATATCCGTCAAATGATCCGCTTCCATCTGGAACGCGAGGCGGATCTCTCCGTCGCGACGCTGCCCGTCCCGCTCCCGGAGGCGCGGGGCTTCGGCATCGTCGACGTCGACCGCAACAGCCGCATCGTGGGGTTCGACGAGAAGCCTGCCTTCCCGAAGCCCATGCCGGGCCGACCGGACCGAGCCCTGTCGTCCATGGGCAACTATCTGTTCAACACCGACGTCCTGCTCAGAGCGTTGGAGGAAAATGCGAGCGAAGAACGAGCGCATGATTTTGGGAAGGATATCCTTCCTCGCCTGCTTCATCGTGAGCGCGTAATGGCTTACAATTTTCAAGACAACGAGATCCCGGGCCTCGCCTATTACGAAGAGCCGGGCTACTGGCGCGATGTGGGGACCATTCCGGCTTACTGGCAGGCGAATATGGATTTGCTCGGTGACATGCCGGTGAACGACCTGCGCAATCCCCATTGGCCGATCCGCACGGCCCATTCGAGCGGTCCGCCGGCCGGCGTCGTCAACTCATACCTGGACCATGCCGTCATCGGCGAGGGCAGCCGGATCATCGAGGCGGACGTCCGGCGCAGTATCATCGGCCGCCATGTCCGCATCGACGCCGGGGCTCAGATCGAGGACTCCGTCATCTTCGACCACGCTTACATTGGCGCGAAGACACGACTGCGCCGCGTCATCATCGACCGAGAGAACGAAATTCCCGCCGGCGCAGACTGGGGCCACCAAGACAGCGGTATGGACAGCACAGTGCCTTGGACCGCCTCAGGGATCACGGTGTTCCCCAAACGCTCCTCGCGCAACGAGCCGTCGGCCCCTCGGATCTCCCACTGA